One Pseudomonas sp. MH9.2 DNA segment encodes these proteins:
- a CDS encoding N-acetylmuramoyl-L-alanine amidase, whose protein sequence is MKLLTALVLFIFLTACTSSGPKLDTSHPSANHDSRVQFVIVHYTNASLERSLALLTHGEVSSHYLIGDQSRPTVYKLVDENLRAWHAGESEWQGRTWLNSSSIGIEIVNPGFRDTPTGRLWYPYTEGQVQALIVLLKDIVKRNNIDPRHIIGHSDIAPLRKLDPGPLFPWKRLADEGLGIWPDAQRVAQRQASMMDNLPSVTWFQQQLAQLGYVTPQTGELDVATRHVLAAFQMHYRPERFDGQPDVQSAAILQVLNH, encoded by the coding sequence ATGAAATTGCTCACCGCTTTGGTTTTGTTCATCTTCCTGACCGCGTGCACCAGCAGTGGTCCGAAGCTCGACACCAGTCACCCCTCCGCCAACCATGACAGTCGGGTCCAGTTCGTCATCGTGCACTACACCAATGCGTCGTTGGAGCGTTCCTTGGCGCTATTGACCCATGGCGAGGTCAGCAGCCATTACCTGATCGGCGATCAGTCGCGCCCCACGGTCTACAAACTGGTCGATGAAAACCTTCGCGCCTGGCATGCCGGCGAAAGCGAGTGGCAGGGCCGAACCTGGCTCAACTCCAGCTCCATCGGAATCGAAATAGTCAACCCGGGTTTCCGCGATACGCCCACTGGCAGGCTTTGGTACCCCTATACAGAGGGCCAGGTCCAGGCGTTGATCGTATTGCTCAAAGACATCGTCAAACGCAATAACATCGATCCTCGACACATCATTGGACACAGCGACATCGCTCCTCTGCGCAAGCTCGATCCGGGCCCATTGTTTCCATGGAAGCGTCTTGCGGATGAAGGGCTGGGTATCTGGCCGGATGCACAGAGGGTGGCTCAGCGCCAGGCGTCGATGATGGACAACCTGCCGAGCGTTACCTGGTTTCAGCAGCAGTTGGCGCAGCTGGGTTATGTGACTCCCCAAACGGGCGAGCTGGATGTGGCTACACGTCACGTGTTAGCGGCGTTCCAGATGCACTATCGGCCGGAGCGATTCGATGGTCAGCCGGATGTGCAGAGTGCAGCTATCCTGCAAGTGCTCAATCATTAA
- a CDS encoding EAL domain-containing protein gives MSMAAARTLIFRPWLLALLAALISAVLLLVGSFGLVMHQARQDEREQMNAQGERFLVRLEQMFGQLREGLDQLEAQPLRSCSPQMLELLRQVSVSYRFVYDASFVGGSQPCSSRGGQNLVDSPRAPDIRGPTYDYWLNTSAQPDDNLAALMLGRGDFRVLTSRGHLTDVVDLPVDGSLLVVLDKGARAIPVLGPAQAWPPTPDWSADTLQTLVTTPTQLIYRMPTQSPEYQLVLITSRTGLQPQTRGAWWLLIPASLLIALCIGGLVLQLVRQRQSLGGELHGALRRGELQVLYQPIFDLNSRRCVGAEALVRWRRPDGSLTSPDLFIPLAENTGQIRQITDFVLQQLLEQLGQLLRANPHLYISVNLAACDVMAPRIGRVAARLLTLHRVAARQIAFEVTERGLIDVVVARDHLQALRDVGHQVLIDDFGTGYCSLAYLQTLPVDCLKIDKAFIDALGHDAASSGVAPHIIRMAHALQLRVIAEGIESEAQAVLLSSEGVSYGQGWLFARPLSAAKFSELVTGGRRTLSRRNDDEA, from the coding sequence ATGTCGATGGCTGCTGCACGCACTCTGATCTTTCGTCCCTGGCTGCTGGCCTTACTGGCGGCATTGATCAGTGCTGTCTTGTTGTTAGTCGGCAGCTTTGGCTTGGTCATGCATCAAGCCAGGCAGGATGAAAGAGAACAGATGAATGCTCAGGGCGAGCGCTTTTTGGTGCGTCTGGAGCAAATGTTCGGCCAATTGCGCGAAGGTCTCGATCAGCTGGAGGCCCAGCCTTTGCGCAGCTGTAGCCCGCAAATGCTGGAACTGCTGCGTCAGGTCAGCGTCAGCTATCGGTTCGTGTATGACGCCTCGTTTGTCGGTGGGTCGCAGCCGTGTTCGAGTCGGGGGGGGCAAAACCTGGTCGATTCCCCGCGCGCTCCGGATATTCGCGGGCCTACCTATGACTATTGGCTCAATACGTCTGCCCAGCCCGATGACAATCTGGCTGCGTTGATGCTGGGACGAGGCGATTTCCGGGTGTTGACCTCTCGGGGGCACCTCACCGATGTGGTTGATCTGCCCGTCGATGGCAGTCTGTTGGTGGTGCTTGATAAAGGCGCCAGGGCCATACCGGTGTTGGGGCCTGCGCAGGCATGGCCACCGACACCGGACTGGTCGGCCGACACCCTGCAAACCTTGGTCACCACCCCCACTCAGCTTATTTACCGGATGCCCACGCAGAGCCCGGAATACCAGCTTGTACTCATCACTTCGCGCACAGGGCTACAGCCGCAAACGAGGGGTGCCTGGTGGTTGCTGATCCCGGCCAGTCTCCTGATTGCGCTGTGCATCGGTGGATTGGTGTTGCAATTGGTGCGTCAGCGCCAGTCGTTGGGCGGCGAGCTTCATGGCGCGTTGCGTCGGGGCGAATTGCAGGTGCTTTATCAGCCAATATTCGATCTCAACAGTCGCCGCTGCGTCGGTGCCGAGGCTTTGGTGCGCTGGCGTCGGCCGGATGGCAGTTTGACCAGCCCGGATCTGTTCATTCCACTGGCGGAGAACACCGGGCAGATTCGGCAAATCACCGACTTTGTTCTTCAACAATTACTGGAACAGTTAGGCCAGTTATTGCGCGCGAATCCGCATTTGTACATCTCGGTGAACCTGGCCGCATGTGATGTCATGGCCCCACGCATTGGTCGGGTAGCGGCCAGATTGCTGACGCTGCATCGGGTGGCCGCGCGTCAGATTGCGTTCGAGGTGACCGAGCGCGGGTTGATTGATGTCGTGGTGGCACGCGATCACCTGCAAGCACTGCGCGACGTCGGCCATCAGGTATTGATCGACGATTTTGGCACCGGTTATTGCAGCCTTGCGTACCTGCAAACCCTGCCTGTGGATTGCCTGAAAATCGACAAGGCATTCATCGACGCGCTAGGGCACGATGCGGCGAGCAGCGGTGTCGCGCCGCACATCATTCGCATGGCTCACGCCCTGCAGTTGCGCGTGATCGCCGAAGGGATAGAGTCAGAAGCGCAGGCCGTGCTGCTCAGCAGTGAAGGCGTGAGCTATGGCCAGGGCTGGCTGTTTGCGCGGCCATTGAGCGCAGCCAAATTTTCCGAACTGGTTACCGGCGGGCGGCGAACACTCTCCCGCCGCAACGATGATGAGGCCTGA
- a CDS encoding KinB sensor domain-containing domain, translating into MKFTMKLRTRLFLSISALITVALLGLLLGLVSVMQMAKAQESLVQQNFITLDLGLKLRKNLGDQLVMMLKGQSDRAAVLQARQQFQALLAQGIENEAQSNLQNGFTQARIDYQRFIQDFEQSQRQPAEVRDNVALTNSFDVLRNGLIDAHRQALENINQTQSTARERALWIAALLGLVGIAVLCIGFITAHGIAQRFGAPIEALAKAADNIGQGNFEVTLPISSAAEMNLLTRRFGIMAEALRQHQATNIDELLAGQQRLQAVLDSIDDGLLMIDRQGRLEHLNPVAQRQLGWDENRLGQGLGEALQRPELDEQLYLTLRGGSLDRVPDDLAIEVDGESRLLTYSLTPVSHTKGHILGAVMVLRDVTEQRAFERVRSEFVLRASHELRTPVTGMHMAFGLLQERVHFAADSREADLLNTVNEEMQRLMQLINDLLNFSRYQNGLQKLSLAPCALDDLLELARQRFAEQADEQNIALLVEIQEPLPRVNADKTQLERVLDNLLDNALRHTPQNGLIRLQARRHGERVIVSIEDNGEGIAYGQQGRIFEPFVQVGRKKGGAGLGLALCKEIVQLHGGRMGVYSRPGQGTQFYMALPI; encoded by the coding sequence ATGAAGTTCACGATGAAGTTGCGTACCCGGTTGTTCCTGAGCATTTCGGCGTTGATCACGGTCGCGCTGCTGGGACTGCTGCTCGGGCTCGTCAGCGTGATGCAGATGGCAAAAGCCCAGGAGTCGCTGGTCCAGCAAAACTTCATCACCCTCGACTTGGGCCTGAAGTTGCGCAAGAACCTCGGCGATCAATTGGTCATGATGCTCAAAGGACAGTCCGATAGAGCCGCCGTCTTGCAGGCTCGCCAGCAGTTTCAAGCGCTGTTGGCCCAAGGCATCGAAAACGAAGCGCAAAGCAATCTGCAAAACGGTTTTACTCAGGCCCGCATCGATTATCAGCGGTTTATTCAGGATTTCGAGCAATCGCAACGTCAACCCGCCGAGGTCCGCGATAATGTGGCGCTGACTAACAGTTTCGATGTCCTGCGCAACGGGTTGATCGACGCCCATAGGCAAGCACTGGAAAACATCAATCAAACCCAGAGTACGGCCCGAGAAAGGGCTCTCTGGATTGCCGCCCTGCTGGGATTGGTGGGCATTGCCGTCTTGTGTATCGGTTTTATTACCGCCCACGGTATTGCTCAGCGTTTCGGCGCACCTATCGAGGCACTGGCCAAGGCCGCCGACAATATCGGCCAAGGCAATTTCGAGGTCACGCTGCCGATTTCTTCGGCGGCGGAAATGAACCTGCTGACTCGACGTTTCGGGATCATGGCCGAAGCCTTGCGCCAGCATCAGGCGACGAATATCGATGAGCTGCTCGCGGGTCAGCAGCGCCTGCAAGCAGTGCTTGACAGCATCGATGACGGGTTGCTCATGATTGACCGGCAAGGCCGTCTGGAGCACCTTAATCCAGTAGCCCAACGCCAACTGGGCTGGGACGAAAACCGACTCGGTCAAGGGTTGGGCGAGGCCTTGCAGCGCCCTGAGCTGGACGAACAGCTGTACCTGACGCTGCGCGGCGGAAGTCTGGATCGTGTCCCCGACGACCTGGCCATTGAGGTCGATGGCGAGTCACGGCTGCTGACCTACAGTTTGACGCCCGTCAGCCATACCAAGGGCCATATCCTTGGCGCGGTGATGGTGCTGCGCGACGTGACCGAACAACGTGCATTCGAGCGGGTACGCAGCGAGTTCGTACTGCGCGCTTCCCATGAATTGCGCACCCCCGTGACCGGCATGCACATGGCGTTCGGCCTGCTTCAAGAGCGCGTGCACTTTGCCGCGGACTCGCGTGAAGCCGACCTGCTTAATACGGTCAATGAAGAAATGCAGCGTTTGATGCAGTTAATCAACGATCTACTGAATTTCTCGCGTTACCAGAATGGTCTGCAAAAACTCAGCCTCGCCCCCTGCGCCCTTGATGATCTGCTCGAGCTGGCGCGCCAGCGTTTCGCCGAACAAGCCGATGAGCAGAATATCGCGTTGCTGGTCGAGATTCAGGAGCCGCTCCCACGCGTGAACGCCGACAAGACGCAGCTTGAGCGCGTACTGGATAACCTGTTGGATAACGCGCTACGCCATACCCCGCAGAACGGGCTGATTCGCCTGCAGGCACGGCGCCACGGCGAGCGTGTCATCGTCAGCATCGAGGACAACGGTGAAGGCATCGCTTATGGGCAGCAAGGGCGGATTTTCGAACCCTTCGTTCAGGTCGGGCGCAAGAAAGGCGGGGCAGGGCTAGGTCTCGCACTGTGCAAGGAAATCGTGCAATTGCACGGTGGCCGGATGGGCGTCTATTCGCGACCGGGGCAGGGCACTCAGTTCTACATGGCATTGCCGATCTAG
- the algB gene encoding sigma-54-dependent response regulator transcription factor AlgB produces the protein MDTATEHQGRILLVDDESAILRTFRYCLEDEGYTVATANSAAQAEALLQRQVFDLCFLDLRLGEDNGLDVLAQMRIQAPWMRVVIVTAHSAVDTAVDAIQAGAADYLVKPCSPDQLRLATAKQLEIRQLSARLEALEGEVRKPKDGLDSHSPSMMAVLETARQVANTDANILILGESGTGKGELARAIHAWSKRAKKSCITINCPSLTAELMESELFGHSRGAFTGASESTLGRVNQADGGTLFLDEIGDFPLTLQPKLLRFIQDKEYERVGDPVTRRADVRILAATNLNLEDMVRDGRFREDLLYRLNVITLNLPPLRERSEDILALADRFLARFVKEYARPGRGFSEEARAALLNYRWPGNIRELRNVVERASIICPQERVEVSHLGMAEQPTNNAPRIGAALSLDELEKAHIGAVLATSDTLDQAAKTLGIDASTLYRKRKQYTL, from the coding sequence ATGGACACAGCCACTGAGCATCAAGGCCGTATTCTTTTAGTGGATGACGAGTCCGCGATCCTTCGCACCTTTCGCTATTGCCTTGAAGATGAAGGCTATACCGTCGCCACCGCCAACAGCGCGGCCCAGGCAGAGGCGTTGCTTCAGCGCCAGGTATTCGACCTGTGCTTTCTGGACCTGCGCCTGGGTGAAGACAATGGCTTGGACGTGCTGGCGCAAATGCGCATCCAGGCGCCGTGGATGCGCGTGGTGATCGTCACCGCCCACTCAGCCGTCGATACCGCCGTCGATGCGATTCAGGCGGGCGCGGCCGACTACCTAGTAAAACCTTGCAGCCCGGATCAACTGCGACTGGCCACCGCCAAGCAACTTGAAATCCGTCAACTGTCCGCGCGGCTCGAAGCGCTGGAAGGTGAAGTGCGCAAGCCCAAGGACGGCCTGGACTCTCACAGCCCGTCGATGATGGCCGTATTGGAAACCGCGCGTCAGGTCGCGAATACGGATGCGAACATCCTGATTCTCGGCGAGTCCGGCACTGGAAAAGGCGAGCTGGCGCGTGCGATTCACGCATGGAGCAAACGGGCGAAGAAGTCCTGCATCACGATCAACTGCCCCTCGCTGACCGCCGAACTGATGGAAAGCGAGCTGTTCGGCCATAGCCGTGGTGCATTTACCGGCGCCAGCGAAAGCACATTGGGCCGGGTCAACCAGGCCGATGGCGGCACCCTGTTCCTCGACGAGATCGGCGATTTCCCGCTGACGCTGCAACCTAAACTACTGCGTTTCATCCAGGACAAAGAGTACGAGCGCGTTGGCGACCCGGTCACGCGTCGAGCCGATGTGCGAATTCTGGCGGCAACCAACCTCAACCTTGAAGACATGGTGCGCGATGGCCGTTTTCGCGAAGACCTGTTGTATCGCTTAAACGTCATTACCCTGAATCTGCCGCCGCTGCGTGAACGTAGCGAAGATATTCTGGCCCTCGCCGACCGGTTTCTTGCCCGCTTCGTCAAGGAGTACGCCCGTCCCGGACGCGGTTTCAGCGAAGAGGCGCGGGCAGCCCTGCTCAATTATCGTTGGCCCGGCAACATTCGGGAACTGCGTAACGTGGTCGAACGGGCCAGCATCATTTGCCCTCAAGAACGCGTGGAGGTGAGTCATTTGGGGATGGCCGAGCAGCCGACCAATAACGCACCACGGATCGGCGCTGCGCTGAGCCTGGACGAATTGGAGAAAGCCCACATCGGCGCCGTTCTGGCGACCAGCGACACGCTTGACCAAGCCGCTAAAACCCTGGGTATCGATGCCTCGACGCTGTACCGCAAACGCAAGCAGTACACGCTATGA
- a CDS encoding BON domain-containing protein — protein MHPLKKIALATATTAVLGLTPMFAQAAQEDLATQLTQARQEGSIWTAFALNRHLSPFKIDVTVEKGTAVLKGKVENDVDRELAEQIALDTKGIDKVDNQLEVDPNVAAEPGTKAKIAQRFEDATLTATVKSKLLWNSVTQALSIQVDSKDGVVTLKGQAQSAEAKELAGRLASNTDGVTEVNNLISLSASDPSVPKVQPGATNAGEVISDLWITSKVKSSLIYSRNLDGLNIKVDTKDGMVSLSGVVANYAEKQLAVEIARNIRGVRGVDADALKVITRTAG, from the coding sequence ATGCACCCGCTGAAGAAGATTGCCCTGGCCACCGCTACGACCGCAGTACTGGGGTTGACCCCTATGTTTGCGCAGGCCGCTCAGGAAGATCTGGCTACTCAGCTGACCCAGGCGCGGCAGGAAGGTTCGATCTGGACCGCGTTCGCTCTTAACCGCCATTTGAGCCCTTTCAAGATCGACGTCACGGTCGAGAAAGGGACTGCGGTGCTCAAGGGCAAGGTTGAAAATGACGTTGATCGTGAGTTGGCTGAACAGATAGCGCTCGACACCAAAGGCATAGACAAGGTCGATAACCAGCTGGAGGTAGACCCAAATGTCGCTGCTGAGCCAGGCACTAAAGCCAAAATCGCTCAGCGTTTTGAAGATGCAACACTCACCGCGACGGTGAAATCAAAACTGCTGTGGAACAGCGTGACCCAGGCGCTGAGTATTCAAGTGGATAGCAAAGACGGGGTGGTCACGCTTAAAGGCCAGGCCCAAAGCGCCGAAGCCAAGGAGCTGGCTGGCAGGCTGGCGAGCAACACCGATGGGGTGACAGAGGTTAATAACCTGATCAGCCTGAGTGCCAGTGACCCCTCGGTGCCCAAGGTCCAGCCTGGCGCAACTAACGCCGGCGAAGTGATCAGCGATCTCTGGATTACCAGCAAGGTTAAATCCAGTTTGATCTACAGCCGTAACCTTGATGGATTGAACATCAAAGTCGATACCAAGGATGGCATGGTCAGCCTGAGCGGTGTGGTCGCCAATTACGCCGAAAAACAACTGGCGGTCGAAATCGCGCGGAATATTCGTGGCGTACGCGGTGTTGATGCCGACGCGTTGAAAGTCATCACCCGGACGGCGGGTTAG
- a CDS encoding DUF1328 domain-containing protein, with translation MLSWAITFLIIAIVAAVLGFGGIAGTATGIAKILFIVFLVLFVASFFFGRRGRG, from the coding sequence ATGTTGAGTTGGGCAATCACGTTCTTGATCATTGCTATCGTCGCTGCCGTATTGGGCTTCGGTGGTATCGCTGGCACCGCTACGGGTATCGCGAAGATTCTCTTTATCGTGTTCCTGGTGCTTTTTGTCGCTTCGTTCTTCTTCGGTCGTCGCGGTCGAGGTTGA
- the gltP gene encoding glutamate/aspartate:proton symporter GltP: MKKAKLSLAWQILIGLVLGIAIGALLNHFSAEKAWWISNVLQPAGDIFIRLIKMIVIPIVVSSLIVGIAGVGDAKKLGRIGLKTILYFEVVTTIAILVGLVLANVFHPGTGIDMSTLGTVDISKYQQTASEVRHEHAFIETILNLIPSNIFAAIARGDMLPIIFFSVLFGLGLSSLQSDLREPLVKMFQGVSESMFKVTHMIMSYAPIGVFALIAVTVANFGFASLLPLAKLVILVYFAIAFFAFMVLGLIARLFGFSVIKLMRIFKDELVLAYSTASSETVLPRVIEKMEAYGAPKAICSFVVPTGYSFNLDGSTLYQSIAAIFIAQLYGIDLSIGQQLMLVLTLMVTSKGIAGVPGVSFVVLLATLGSAGIPLEGLAFIAGVDRIMDMARTALNVIGNALAVLVISRWEGMYDDAKGERYWNSLPHWRSKEPLPAGETVID; this comes from the coding sequence ATGAAGAAGGCAAAGCTGAGCCTCGCCTGGCAGATCCTCATCGGTCTGGTTCTGGGGATTGCAATCGGGGCACTGCTCAACCATTTCAGTGCTGAAAAAGCCTGGTGGATCAGCAACGTTCTGCAACCAGCGGGTGACATATTCATCCGCCTGATCAAGATGATCGTGATCCCGATTGTGGTGTCTTCACTGATCGTTGGTATCGCGGGTGTGGGTGATGCTAAAAAACTGGGACGCATCGGCCTCAAAACCATTCTCTATTTCGAAGTCGTCACTACCATCGCCATTCTGGTAGGCCTGGTGTTGGCCAATGTGTTCCATCCGGGCACAGGCATCGACATGAGTACCTTGGGCACCGTCGATATCTCCAAGTACCAGCAGACGGCCTCCGAGGTGCGGCACGAGCATGCGTTCATAGAGACCATCCTCAACCTGATCCCGTCGAACATCTTCGCCGCCATCGCTCGCGGTGACATGCTGCCGATCATCTTCTTCTCGGTATTGTTCGGCCTCGGCTTGTCCAGCCTGCAATCAGACCTGCGTGAGCCGCTGGTAAAGATGTTTCAGGGCGTCTCGGAAAGCATGTTCAAAGTTACCCATATGATCATGAGCTACGCCCCGATAGGTGTGTTTGCCTTGATCGCGGTCACGGTCGCTAACTTCGGTTTTGCGTCCCTGCTGCCGCTGGCCAAGCTGGTGATCCTGGTTTACTTCGCCATCGCTTTTTTTGCCTTCATGGTGCTGGGTCTGATTGCCCGCCTGTTCGGGTTCTCGGTGATCAAGCTGATGCGCATCTTTAAAGATGAGCTGGTCCTCGCCTACTCCACCGCCAGCTCCGAGACCGTGCTGCCGCGTGTGATCGAGAAGATGGAAGCCTACGGCGCACCCAAGGCTATTTGCAGCTTCGTGGTGCCAACCGGCTACTCGTTCAACCTTGATGGCTCGACCCTGTATCAGAGCATTGCGGCGATCTTCATTGCTCAGCTTTATGGCATTGACCTGTCGATAGGGCAGCAATTGATGCTGGTCTTGACCCTGATGGTCACGTCCAAAGGGATCGCGGGCGTGCCGGGCGTGTCCTTCGTGGTGTTGCTGGCAACGTTGGGTAGCGCGGGTATTCCGTTGGAAGGTCTGGCCTTTATCGCCGGTGTCGACCGGATCATGGACATGGCCCGTACGGCGCTGAACGTGATCGGCAATGCCTTGGCGGTGTTGGTGATCTCGCGCTGGGAAGGCATGTATGACGATGCCAAGGGCGAGCGCTACTGGAACTCCCTTCCGCACTGGCGCAGCAAAGAGCCGCTGCCAGCGGGTGAAACCGTCATTGACTGA
- a CDS encoding nucleoside recognition domain-containing protein, with protein sequence MLNGLWLGFFVVAAVSALAQWLIGGNAGIFAAMVESIFAMAKLSVDVMILLFGTLTLWLGFLRIAEKAGIVDWLAKVLGPLFRHLMPDVPPGHPALGLITLNFAANGLGLDNAATPIGLKAMRALQELNPSKTTASNAQILFLVLNASSLTLMPVTIFMYRAQQGAVDPTLVFLPILLATSASSLVGLLSVAFMQRLRLWDPVVLAYLIPGALLLGGFMTLLAGLSATALASLSSILGNLTLFGLIMVFLLIAAFKKVKVYEAFVEGAKEGFDVAKNLLPYLVAMLCAVGVLRASGALDFGLDGIRHLVQWAGIDSRFVDALPTAMVKPFSGSAARAMLIETMQTQGVDSFPALVAATIQGSTETTFYVLAVYFGSVGIQRARHAVGCALLAELAGVVAAILVCYWFFGAMA encoded by the coding sequence ATGCTCAATGGCCTATGGCTTGGCTTTTTTGTGGTGGCGGCGGTCTCGGCGCTGGCGCAGTGGCTGATTGGCGGGAATGCCGGGATCTTTGCAGCGATGGTGGAAAGCATTTTCGCCATGGCCAAGTTGTCGGTCGATGTGATGATCCTGCTGTTCGGTACCCTCACCCTCTGGTTAGGGTTTCTGCGCATTGCGGAGAAGGCCGGGATCGTCGATTGGCTGGCCAAGGTACTGGGTCCGTTGTTCCGCCATCTGATGCCTGACGTCCCGCCTGGTCATCCGGCGCTGGGGCTGATCACCCTCAACTTCGCTGCCAATGGCTTGGGTCTGGACAACGCCGCCACACCTATTGGTCTCAAGGCCATGCGTGCGCTGCAAGAGCTGAACCCCAGCAAGACCACGGCCAGTAACGCGCAGATTCTGTTTCTTGTGCTCAACGCTTCGTCCCTGACCCTGATGCCGGTGACGATCTTTATGTACCGGGCTCAGCAAGGCGCGGTGGATCCGACGCTGGTGTTCTTGCCGATTTTGCTGGCGACCAGCGCCTCCAGCCTGGTCGGATTGCTGTCGGTAGCGTTCATGCAACGCTTGCGGTTGTGGGACCCGGTGGTCCTGGCGTATTTGATTCCCGGTGCACTGCTGCTGGGCGGTTTCATGACGCTGCTCGCCGGGCTGTCGGCTACCGCGTTGGCAAGCCTGTCGTCGATCCTCGGTAATTTGACGTTGTTTGGCCTGATCATGGTGTTTCTGCTCATTGCCGCGTTCAAGAAAGTGAAGGTGTACGAGGCCTTTGTCGAGGGCGCGAAAGAAGGCTTCGATGTCGCCAAGAACCTACTGCCCTATTTGGTAGCGATGCTCTGCGCGGTCGGTGTATTGCGTGCGTCAGGTGCGCTGGATTTCGGCCTTGATGGCATTCGGCATCTGGTGCAATGGGCGGGGATAGACTCCCGCTTCGTCGATGCCCTGCCCACTGCAATGGTCAAACCGTTCTCTGGCAGCGCCGCACGGGCGATGCTGATCGAGACCATGCAGACTCAGGGCGTCGACAGCTTTCCGGCGCTGGTGGCCGCGACGATTCAGGGCAGCACTGAAACCACCTTCTACGTGCTGGCGGTCTACTTCGGGTCTGTCGGTATCCAGCGTGCGCGGCATGCGGTGGGTTGCGCACTGCTGGCGGAACTGGCCGGGGTCGTTGCGGCCATCCTCGTTTGCTACTGGTTCTTCGGCGCCATGGCGTAA
- a CDS encoding ABC-type transport auxiliary lipoprotein family protein, with translation MRLAHHSLGRFAVAGALLLSSACSILPQAEPSDVYRLTTSQSAPQAAHGAPLAWSLRVARPRASEALDSPRIAVVPQGDLISNYKGARWSDPAPVALRNRLLDAFTRDGRVQSLSTDDSNLQADFELSGELQAFQSEYHGQVIDVVVRLDARLVSEDKRIVASRRFDVHQPVTDKQVPSVVAGFSQASDTLAAQLVQWTLEQGQKHYAMAPKNQ, from the coding sequence ATGAGGCTTGCCCATCACTCACTCGGTCGTTTCGCCGTTGCCGGAGCATTGTTGCTGTCGAGCGCGTGCTCGATCCTGCCACAAGCTGAACCGTCCGATGTCTACCGATTGACCACGTCGCAATCAGCACCGCAAGCCGCCCACGGAGCACCGCTTGCCTGGTCGCTACGGGTGGCCCGGCCCAGAGCTAGCGAGGCGCTGGACAGCCCGCGAATCGCCGTCGTGCCTCAGGGGGATCTGATCAGTAATTACAAGGGCGCGCGCTGGAGCGATCCGGCCCCGGTGGCACTGCGTAACCGACTGCTTGACGCCTTTACGCGCGATGGCCGCGTGCAGTCGCTCAGCACCGATGACAGTAACCTGCAGGCGGATTTTGAGCTGAGCGGCGAGCTACAGGCGTTCCAGAGCGAATACCATGGACAGGTCATCGACGTGGTCGTCCGTCTCGATGCGCGACTGGTCAGTGAGGACAAACGTATCGTCGCCAGCCGCCGTTTCGACGTACACCAACCCGTCACTGACAAACAGGTACCTTCGGTGGTGGCGGGTTTCAGTCAGGCCAGCGATACGCTAGCGGCGCAACTGGTGCAATGGACCCTTGAGCAGGGTCAAAAGCATTACGCCATGGCGCCGAAGAACCAGTAG